Below is a genomic region from Eupeodes corollae chromosome 1, idEupCoro1.1, whole genome shotgun sequence.
GTGTTTGGGGAAATTGAGGCTATCAGTGACCGtttgttgttcttaaaatatttaaggacTACTTCTGCACAGCTGGAAGAACTTCTGCTTCTTGTTGGTcctcaaataaaaaaggaatatgTCACACGAGAACCTATATGTCCGAAAATGCGCTTAGTCATTACTCTTCGGTAAGTTACTTTAAATTAGTTCTTAAGTTCTTATGCTTACTTTGCTCATTTTCTATAGTTATTTGGCAACTGGGGAATCTCAACAGAGCTTAGGGATTTGTTACAAGTGTTCGGCTTCTGTCGTTCATAATATTCTTTTCGAAACAACTGAAGTCATCACTAGAGCTTTTTGGAAAAAGGTTTTTCCAAGTTTGGAAAACACTACTTTCTTAAGAGTAGCAAAGGGCTTCGAAGATAAGTGGAACTTCCCAAATTGCATAGGCGCCCTCGATGGAAAACATATTATGATTCAGTCTCCACAACACTCTGGGTCAGAGTTTTTTAACTACAAGAAACACTACTCAATAGTTTTAATGGCATTGTGCGATGCCGATTATGCATTCTTGATGTGTGACGTAGGAGCGGCAGGAAGGCAGAGTGATGGTGGAATATTTAAGAACTCTGAGTTCGGAAAAAAGTTTTACTCCAACTCCATACAGTAATTTTTTCCTTCACAAACAAAgttcaatttaacaatttttgtattataatagGATTCCGCCGCCCCGAGATGTTACGGACAATTTTCAATGTGTTCCCTACGTCATTGTAGCCGACGATGCCTTCACATTAACAGAAAACATGTTGAAGCCATACAGCAAGAGGAACCTTACTGTGGAAGAAAGAATTTTCAACTATCGTCTGAGCAGAGCCAGAAGAGTAATCGAAAACTCTTTCGGAATTCTTGTTGCGAAATGGAGGATTTTCCGTACGTCGATTAATGCTGGCTTGAGTCTTATTGAACAAATTGTTCAATGTTGCGTCTGCCTACATAACTGGCTACGGCACCACAAGGGGAACCAGTATATCGAACCTGGTTTAATCGATCTGGATATTGAAGGCAGAGAAACAAGAGGAAGTTGGAGATTAGAGTCTACTAATATGGAACGTCTTCGCCCACTTACAGGGAActcagcaacagcagcaaagCTACTACGAAACAGGTTCGCAAAGCAATGTGAAAGGATATAAACGCTCGCGGTTCTTCAACATTTTCAGCTCTCAGCTCGGAGCCGGAgctctttatttaatattaattttatgcaaaaaaaaaaggttaacaattcaataaaattaacaaaaaaaaaaacaaaacaaaattttcattgctTGGAACACATttgtggtaaaaaaaattaaatccataaATGTGTATGGTTTTCacagaaagctttttttaaacataaaataatgtcTGCACCTCGATCACGATTTCGGGCAACGAATCGATCGACCAGTTCAAAGAGTTCTTTGCGTAAAGCACGCTGCTCTGAATCCGGCAAGGACTCCATATCCTGTCGCACAAGTTCACACGTCAGAGTTGCGTATGTCTTTTCTTCTCTAGGTTTGTTTATCTCTTTTAATAGAGAAATCGCTTCCGACTGGAGCTTTTGTTGAACTTGATTAGAAGAATctgtaaaatagaaataaaagtttgtaaaacaaTCAAAGTTAAAGGTAGAAATTCAATATCAATTCGCAGTAGTGTTTCGCGCAATAAGCAAACATTGTTGTGGCGATTCGAAACTTACGATGATGGCaattaaaataatgatttaataaCTTACTTTTTTTCCTTCGACCACCTTGTTTACCCTTCCCTCATTCATTACAGTTTTTGTCCTATgatcaaaaaaagtaaagtttttagtaaatacaaaatacaaatagatCGTCACAACATACGCTCTTGGTGTTTGAGTGTCATCAAGGAATGCAAGCAGAATCGCATGCCTGTATTTTTTTTGCGCCCCTGATCCACTCGGAATGTTTTTTGAACGGGTGTAATTAGTTTTAATGGAATcccatctttttctagtgcattcCTTATGGTTGTGAGTTAAtcctaaaatttttatttaaatgttaatgaCTATGATGGATGCAACTCAACTCAACACCTACCGATTTCAACCAATACTTTAGTCCAGTCACTGTTCCTTTCGACACGATTCCGATAATTTTTATCCTTTATATTCCAGAGAGAGGGGTACTTTTTTATTGTCTCAATTAAGAGTtcttggaaataaaaacaaagcaaacgTGCTTTTAgagaatttgagaaaaattgaaataaaataaatgataaatagTTAATCAAATAGATTTTGTCCTGGGTGAGTTCAAGGGTAGATATGAACATTATGTTAATATGTCTGATGAAAATGGTTATGTTATTAATACATTGAAGATTTCTATTACCAAAATTCCAAACCATTTTATCTGCTTTTGCGCTGCAGGTTACAAGTGGATTTGGTGTCTGGTCAGGTTGTTCCCAATTCTTCTGGACGACGAATGAAATTGtgaccaaatatttttttaaatttatttcacattgattatgtttttgttaaatataaactgactaattcagaaaaaaaataacataattagtTTGGTGCATACCTGTTTTTTCTTCGGGAAATGATCTCTGGTCTTTCTCCTGGACTTGTGAAACTTCCCAGGAATTGGCAACTGGTTCGGGAAAAGGTGAAGGAGTTGGTGAGGCAAATTCTTCTTCATCCTCATAATAATTATGTAGAACTTCGTAGTCCGTGAAATCTGTTATGGAATAGAATACCTTAGCTtagataaatcaaataaaaacaacttaccATCGTCCATAGTCAATaagatttagtttaatttttttgcaattgAAAATTAGTAAATACGGATGATATGGCGATTTGTTCAGTTttgatattcgaaaaaaaaaaaaaaaacaatttataggaAATCACATCGATACTCGAAATTTTGCTGAGCCCATGCACACTTTCATTAAAAGAAAGCAAACTTGGTATAATAAAGACGAACATGTTCATCTTTGCTATAACTTTATTATAGTGAAGATGTCTGCATTTTCATCTTCTCTCTCTataaaacacacacattttTAGTGTTTGATATCCCTTTTGCACGCAAATAAAGACGAATGTAAATCCAccattattttgaatgttttatggcctcgttcaaaaactaaacaatcctaaccaacagaatctgaaatgctgacatggtcttaaattggaagatttgtatagctttttaatttcaatccaaataaattttgttaatggatataaaataagattgaccaaatacatattttatgatctattagtgctggtttttatttacttaaactaTTTGAGAACGCAATATgagctgcaactggttaagtatgattgaaaatggacaaaagtgtaacacaatactttgtaaaacgacaaaacagacaattttttcaaGTGTAGTTGGCTTAGAGCATTTGGTAACGTTAGAAGTTCAGGTGGAAACAATAGGCGGATGCTTCCGTATTTCGTTGTACGGACAATGGTACGAGAAGcatacttgtgaagttccattgccaaTTTAAGCTAGTTTAGATTCCtcaattaaattagtattttcacCATTTAAGCAGTTCGATAATAGTAAGACCAAATTTTAGTCTTCTTTGTTGCAGGAATGTTTCTTTTGAGGGACTATGTTAGAGTTAGAATTTCGTTTGCAGTTAgactttgaaatacaaatttgaggtaaccatgttttaaaaataagttgcatttttagcattttaaatatatacgtaactcattaattttgttattattagcagcacttttattaaacataccatttaaacaacaataagttaacttgaactttggtaactaaacatttttacggaatgactgaaaattatattttgcgttaaactgtgggaattcactaaaaaaacttcttaacgCCAACAATAAACTTAAGAGTCGATTATTTGATCTATTGAATGAGTTGTACACGAATTTAGAACGATTTTTtcacgtttttattttgtgatatatatcaaaattttcatttaatttgttctgcatttattcaacaggtttgctataatcgttctgattagttttttttttttaaacattggtGTTGGCAAACACATGTATGCATCCACCAAACAAGAATGTTATAGATAAGGTATTAATcgattataactctttttttaaacttaatatttattaatcaaaatggaattgaagaatAGTTGTaagcttaaatcattaaaaacaaactaaaaatatacttggattagttaaattaatacagattttgattacttgcaaacaaaatatttgggccgttcattaacgaaaattgattagaattcaatacaaaaattgcgctcgcacccttaattTAATGGTTCTccgaacgcatctttgatacaattattcgaggttaattatgaaatttaaagaatttcgtagtgattactctaaattagtgaattaattacaataaaatgatgttgaacatgcttttttcaggacaaaatgtacattggttcgctatcaaaaaatgactgcaaaattaaagcttaaaactgactttttcatcgaaaaaagtaaaacctgaaaaaacatattaacctcCCCAttatgtttttgctttgcaaagtgcggctagcccacggcatcgttttttttgtttgttttcacatctattcatggactaattgtcaaaattacaaaaacaacaatgtaaacaaacgggttttggagagtgaaacgtacgaaagattccgatcttggtaaatggagtatttttggtttccatcaaattaaaaaagattctGAGGATATAGAGAAGACCGCCTTCTCAACGCCTTGGGGGCATTATGAGTTCTTGCGCATGCCATTCGGGCTTAAGAATGCACCTGCAACATTTCAATGCATAATGAACTAAGTAGATATTGGAggaatacatatataaaatttgtgttgCCTATTTAGATAATATATTAATACTCTCAACTTAGCtcaaagaacacatgacaaatctcaatttaatatttaaaaaattaaaacatttcaatttacaaattctaattgacaaatgcaattttttaagaaaaaaaagacccAATTTCTAGATCACACTATTACTTCCGATAAAATTGGtgcaattcaaaatattaacattcCAAATACTACTTAACAATTAAGTCATGTATTACACGGCGCGTGAGTTTAACACGCAACTCTTGgctattttcttttgaacattTGAACATTCATTCCGTGACGCGAGTGTTATTACACAAAGCCTTTTTCTCATTTCAGTATTGCGCGttaatttgacagttcttttcattttattttcttcgccCATTTTTAgattaacataaaattattttaatagcaAAAATGGAAGCCAAAGATGAAACAAATTTTCTAGACACGGCGGTaactattattaattatatGGATACCGATAGCAGTTCCGACGAAGAAATAATGTTGGGGATTGTAGATATTTGTGAAGATGCTTtcgatatattaaaaaaaaagaaaaaaagataaaacagtGGAGGAAACAAAGGCCTGTCCAGGGATCATTcagttttttaacatctgacCTTAAAGTTAATGACAGCgaatccttttttaattatctcaGGATGAACGAAAAAACATTTGACCTGCTTTTATTACTAATTGAAAatgacttaaaaaaagaaaatacaatgaTGAGAGACGTTATATCACCTCCTGAAAAATTGGCAGCTACTTTGAGATTCTTAGCTACAGGTGAATCTTTCAAGAGCATAAATTTTCAAACCAGACTGTCTCAACCCTTTCTTTCTAAAGCCAACCCAGAAGTTTGCGCAGcgatttgaaaaaacttaaaaggctCATATTTAAAGGTAAGTTCTTTTTATTACTCTAGATAACTTAGTAGATACTTAggtacaaagtttaaaaaaaattgcaaattaattaaataaaatcttcatcCTCAAATATCCCTGCCATTGACTGCTGAAGCAAGTCTGGATCTGGAGTGAAACAACTCTTAGCCGTATCTGAGTTTAAAGATGGAGGTCTTATTTGTTCCacacttaaaactttaaccCTCGAACTGTTTGATGTGGAGGGAAATGATTCCAAAGATCGATCTGGTGTGAAAAAACTTTCAGATGGAGGCCTTGCGTTATCTTTAAGGGATAAATCTTCCTCGACGCATTCGCGGAGAACGTGTTGTATGGTCCAAATTGCCTTTCTCTTAATTGCTTCGTTTTGGATATTTTCCACTTCGAAAGTAACTTGTTTCCCCAGCCAAGAATACGACgatttatttgcaattttttttttgaagaagctcGGCtacaatgtttattttgttgccAATGTTTGGTTTATTTAATCTTCTCTGAAACGAAGAAAAAgtgttattattaatattactattattgttgttgttaaaaatgatgatttttttagtttccAGAATCGAAATCTAATTGGGAACAAATCGCTGAAGACTTTGCGATACGTTGGCAATTTCCAAATTGCCTTGGTGCTCTCGACGGCAAACATGTTGCTTTCAGAAGCCTAAGAAAAGTGGCGCGTATTACCACAATTATAAAGGCACTAACAGCATAATTTTATTAGCTTTGGCAGACGCAAACTGCAGGTTAATTTACGTGGACATAGGAAGCAATGGACGAACTAATGACGCTGAAGTTTTGCTACAAAGCTCTTTGAAAAACGTATTGGATGATGCACCTAATAAGTTTCCACACGATAGGATTGTGGGAGATGGAAGAGTACTTCCATTTGTGATTGTTGGGGATGATGCCTTTCCTCTTCAAAAACACATATTGAAACCATATCCATTCAGAAcgcaaagcaaaacaaaaaggattttCAACGTACGATTAAGCAGAACAAGGCATGTGGTTGAGCATACCTTCGGAATAATGTCGACCAGATTTAAAATACTTCAGTCGACTATGAACCTTCGTGCTGAACAAGTTCAAGTTGTCACAAAACCTTGTTGCGTCCTGCACAATTTCTTAATGAAACACAACTCTAATGAAACTAATTCACTGTTAGCCTCTTTTCCAATAACGAGCACAAacataaaaactcaaaaagttGATAATCCCCGTAAAGGGGCAGCAGAGGCAATACGATGTAGTTTTGctgaatatttttgtaacgaAGGACAAGTAGAATGGCAAAATaaacagatttaaataaaattatgtgcttactttttttttgcttgtataattattttcaaaatccaaaTCTTGAGTGCTGGAGTGGTAGTAGGGACTGGGTACTGGGTTTTGCTCgctgttctaaaaaaaaaaaaacaaattataaacataaattgatgttttaattaattaactcaCCTCTTCAATATTCGATTCCGTTGTTCGGGTTTTGCagtaagtttttaagaaaactaattGGTCATAACACCAGAGTTTAGGCTCATGTAAATCATCGGCACCAGCCCCACTCTTCTTCGACTTTTTCGTTTCACGGAACTCCTTAGAAAATTGACTACGCAATGtatggatttttctttttattgcatCCATTGTTATATTCGGATCAAAAGGCTTCAGTGCATTTAACAAACTTTGAAATGCGTCTGCCTTTTTGACCCTGTTTGTTATATATTCCGGATGGCAAGGATTATAGAGAATGGGGTGCATTTCGTAATTCAAAATGAGCTCGGACGTTAATTCCTTGCTCCATTTGAATTCCTAAgccatttttatttgtgttcttCATTCATcaacattcaaaatgaaataaagcaaacccaaaaaagagagaaagagtagaaaagaaaatttctatCCGTGCGTGTTCAGATAGATTTATTTCTGTTTCATCTTTTCgttctttctttctcttttgCACTTCATTCACTAAACACGCGCTGTGTAATACCGGACTAACATATCAAACGCTTTATAGGATTAACTGGATGctatagaaaatttataaaggATTATGCAAAACTAGCATAACCTAATGTCTTAAGAAAAACGTAAAAATTAATGAACCGAATTCAGAATATattaaatcatttgaaaatatttaactacAGAACCCATATTAGCTTATCCAGATTTCAATAAAGAGTTTTGCCTTTCGACTCACGCTAGTAACCATGCAATTGGAGCAGTCCTTTCACAAGACAATAGTCCAATAAGTTACATATATATCAAGAACTCTCAATGAACTTGAGTTCAACTAttctacaacaaaaaaaaaagaattactgGCTATTGTTTGGtctgtaaaatatttaagaccTTATCTATACGGGAAAACTTTCGATCTTAAAACAGATCACCAACCTATGAAATGGTAACAAACCAAGAGTTtaggaaaagatattttaagtcGTCTAGAACGATGGAGtataactttaaaatagattatataaaaggaaaaaataatacagTAGCAGATTTTCTTTCTAGAGAAGTAAATATGGCTGATAATAATTCTATAGTTCCCAAGGTAAGCAAGCAAATGATCATTTTCCAATTAAAGATTGTACAGCAAATATATACTCATAACGAATTATCCTTGAATTgggagataaaataaaaattaaaacattaaaacgaCAAACTCGTCTTagtgtgagtacacgttgtgaatatttgacgtttcaaaaacactctaatgAAGacataaatccttcgtacgtatcaccctccaaaacccatttgtttacattgttgtatttaaaattttgacataatgTCCATGAATAAATGTGAAATTGAAATCACTGATAAACTTAATTTCCACGCACCGGACCTCATTAATTGTGTCATAGTGTGCGTGTTTTCACGCACATTAAGAATTACTTTATGAGGTCCGTTTCCGGTTTAGTTTATAGGCAAaccgaggatttatatctttactagagtgtttttagtttaaaacatcaattttgtgCATAGCACAAAATAAGCATAAGCataagcttcaccaacagttcccgtacattttgcacgtgaattgtctgtgaacgaaaactctccactttgttctccactcagcttcacgagcaagttcacgggtgaaccaaaaactgaaatttgtatgggttcacgagatggttcacaagtatgtactaggctttatcaTGAACATGAAAACAATCCATACAAGAACATTGGCAAGGTCcaagaaagaaaatatatttcaaaaatcttcgtAGTTTAATAACAGAAATTATTGGTTCTTGCAATAAATGTGGCATGAACAAATACGATAATCATtccataaagaaaaaaattcaaataacggAATCACCTTAAGACATAAAAGAAGTTGTGTCCATGGATATATATGAAACGCCAAAAACTAAATTCTTAACATGCTTATATAGATTTAGCAAGTTCGTAGAAATTCGATATCTCCACAATGTATCACACATTACTTTGGAAGAAAATATAGCTGAAATAATATGTCATCCAAAGAAACCCAAAAAGCTTATTCTTGGCAATGAATTCAATGCTCCAAGAATAATCGCATTCCtaagaaaagaacaaataaactatcactttacaaaatttaattcccaTACAGGAAATTCAGATAACGAAACTTTCCATCGTGCTTTAAACAAAAGctacttgaaaataaaactaacccCAATACTAATGAAATCAGCAAGACTTTAGCAAAAGCTACAAGACTGTATAAGACATCCATCCATAGTGTTACTAAAAATACACCATATGATATACATTAGGGCAAATGTGACAAAACAAAGATCTACGaattattatacaaaagtaaaaaaaaactatatctaaacttaacgAAAATCGCGAAAGTTTTCTTGAAACACGAAGTCTTGGTTTTATTAGAAATCCAAGAGCTGACAGAAATAAACTTGAACCAGTCTTATGGTATTGTCCAACGGAATTACAACACAGTAACAATATTCAGCGTGAAAGAAAAACTCgaacagatttttaaaataaatttaatttatgcagTGCAAAATTAAGAGCTCATAACTCCCCGAGAGTAGAAAGTGATTCCCCTTTGTagttaattattctaaaataaaaaatgagaatTCATTTGATTCTAGTAATACTAACACTTCTGACAATTACCAAACCTGAAAAACTaaacattgaaaatttaaatagtaaaaacaagtatacaataattaaatacgtttaaaaaaatattgcgtTGACAGTTACAGTAACATACTTCTACtttgaacgtcgaacttgtcgaattgtagaagctgagtaaggtcaatgattctcgagaattttctcatgatgagtcctgaaactaaaggacgttcttatcccagAATCATCATCCATTttcacataaacaaggcataccagaaaacgtttatgtcaccaaatCCCCAACCCATCTCCcacgttgtaatggcgaaaaaccTATCAGTGCTCTTATCTCCtatgctccttctcactctaggtaacctagctgaattgctgttaccgaatcccagtCTTTTCCTTAAACATCAGATGATGAATCAACATCAACTGACGCCTcgccctttctcttcctccccgaCCAACTCTCATCTTTATTGAGCTAggtctaaggtgttaaacgaaccgtgccgatgatcagtcTGGCTGGGGGCCctattcaaaaatagcccagtatctaacggagtatccggatacctggcgacctccggattaactagccttatctgtacatgcgaatctgtgcagatggaccccTTTTCTTGGCATCTCGTAGGACAAAGATGTACAAaagcaaaccaaaccaaaatcaaaaatgaaaaaaaacaatgagaccggtatctcttcaggatCGGGCGGCAGCTTGGCATCAAAGCCTCTTAACGTATAtcctgcggccaacacagagaacgGAGTAGTGGCTTAACATAAACGCTCCTCTGCTGTTGGCACCAACGAGAATATAAAGGTAGCAATACCTGATTTCAGTAGTGTCaaggttgtgaaaaatggccctaccactactaatgagagtacatccagaaatggaaagAAAGCGGCAGGCGGCGAAAATCTTAAAGGCCCCTGGtacatcatcgggggctgaaaggacaccgcagcaaaccacTAGCGTCGAATTGGGCTCAAAGCATAATTGCTACAACAAGGACAAGtaaggactctacgtctaaaagagaaaggtctcttgaagGGGCCGTACCGACACCAAAATGGCATCGGGTGCACAATACCAGCACTCCCCTCAATCACATCAAGAAACAAGCATTTTGAGGTAGCTTcgaggaccacttccttccataagctaTGGGGGTTGGCATTGTGACCTATACAAGCTCGCTGTCAGCCCGTTAattgaagtttggccaggtgcgaagatCAAGGTTGTCGCTATTGAAGACATTTCTAACAGACCAagagcccgcatttggattccaatcgaacctgctggtatcgaggacattatCGAGATGATCAGCGTTTGTAACTCGACCCTTCTGACacataactggaagatagcccagctagaggaagtgaagggtctttataggagtgccattgtggtactcaataaagaatccttggctcctctagccctaaacaaGGGCTCAATAAACTATGGCtttgaatccattaaaattcgaatacaTACAAAAGATGAGGTTAAAGCGGAAAGCGAGACTCCAAAAACCACCGAAGCTGAACTCGCTGTTGGTGGGCCTGGGCGTCGTCTTCTCttctaacagagggtgacgatgcgcCTATGCACTCTATAATCATGACTCCACCCTCTACTTAAGTCGttgacagtccatccttaatggagactgaggacgaccttaacatgatctttctgagcgaggacgaactcttgggttcatcctcagactcagaggatcagaacaaaaccgtggtggaggttgatctgcctaattgtagtcaaaatgctgcagttagtttagattaatctccaacactccataatgGCATCGGCTTCACTTCTTTACCGTCTGGCgagtaacggggaagacattgtcctgatccaagagccatgggttgcaggatccgttgttcgaggactcaggaatcctgggtactacacactgtgtttgacagataaaggtgaacctatgTATATCTTGCATATAAGttaaacgtagcattaatgtatttttactccatcatttcagtgacaaagataccaccgtagctaggctgtaAACAAGCAAAGGATGTTTCTGGCTAGTGTCAGCGTATCTTGGCCATTACAACCtaggccctctccctggaaaaacacTGCAGAAAGTCGTcactgaagcggaaaggcaaataATACGCCTAATTATTGGTAGCGATggacgctcatcatactgtaggGGGAGGaagaatatcaacgacagaggtgagtctctttttgattatattcttggtactaaattctaagtaagtaatgttggaaatgaaccaattTTCATAACTGAAACTAGACAAGatgtcttagacataactcttgtctcagatactatacaccatatgataTTATAcaggaaagtatccaaagaacactcgttctcttaTCATAGACATAtacagttcaatataaatgtggatgataacgcgagtccattgacttttcgaaactatcggaaaactgactgacCTTTaaacaggaactcattacagagtttactagaacctgaaCTATCTGGAATTTCCTCtcacgctaatgaacttgacaacaaagtcaatgaccttacctcagctatgaacagatcgctaggaattgcttgtccacttatacacataagagaaagaggaaaccacaatggtaggcctcagagcttgactcccTCAGGAAAGAATCAATGAAACTTTTCAACAGGGCCAAAACCGCAGGACTAGCCTCTCtctgggactcttacaaagaatccctaagaatctacaagaaggcactaatgaaatctaag
It encodes:
- the LOC129943037 gene encoding uncharacterized protein LOC129943037 isoform X2, coding for MRLVITLRYLATGESQQSLGICYKCSASVVHNILFETTEVITRAFWKKVFPSLENTTFLRVAKGFEDKWNFPNCIGALDGKHIMIQSPQHSGSEFFNYKKHYSIVLMALCDADYAFLMCDVGAAGRQSDGGIFKNSEFGKKFYSNSIQIPPPRDVTDNFQCVPYVIVADDAFTLTENMLKPYSKRNLTVEERIFNYRLSRARRVIENSFGILVAKWRIFRTSINAGLSLIEQIVQCCVCLHNWLRHHKGNQYIEPGLIDLDIEGRETRGSWRLESTNMERLRPLTGNSATAAKLLRNRFAKQCERI
- the LOC129943039 gene encoding uncharacterized protein LOC129943039 isoform X5, with the translated sequence MISRTTKFYIIIMRMKKNLPHQLLHLFPNQLPIPGKFHKSRRKTRDHFPKKKQKNWEQPDQTPNPLVTCSAKADKMVWNFDSSNQVQQKLQSEAISLLKEINKPREEKTYATLTCELVRQDMESLPDSEQRALRKELFELVDRFVARNRDRGADIILCLKKAFCENHTHLWI
- the LOC129943039 gene encoding uncharacterized protein LOC129943039 isoform X4, which codes for MDDDFTDYEVLHNYYEDEEEFASPTPSPFPEPVANSWEVSQVQEKDQRSFPEEKTELLIETIKKYPSLWNIKDKNYRNRVERNSDWTKVLVEIDSSNQVQQKLQSEAISLLKEINKPREEKTYATLTCELVRQDMESLPDSEQRALRKELFELVDRFVARNRDRGADIILCLKKAFCENHTHLWI
- the LOC129943037 gene encoding uncharacterized protein LOC129943037 isoform X1 — its product is MLTLLIFYSYLATGESQQSLGICYKCSASVVHNILFETTEVITRAFWKKVFPSLENTTFLRVAKGFEDKWNFPNCIGALDGKHIMIQSPQHSGSEFFNYKKHYSIVLMALCDADYAFLMCDVGAAGRQSDGGIFKNSEFGKKFYSNSIQIPPPRDVTDNFQCVPYVIVADDAFTLTENMLKPYSKRNLTVEERIFNYRLSRARRVIENSFGILVAKWRIFRTSINAGLSLIEQIVQCCVCLHNWLRHHKGNQYIEPGLIDLDIEGRETRGSWRLESTNMERLRPLTGNSATAAKLLRNRFAKQCERI
- the LOC129943039 gene encoding uncharacterized protein LOC129943039 isoform X6, yielding MDDDFTDYEVLHNYYEDEEEFASPTPSPFPEPVANSWEVSQVQEKDQRSFPEEKTELLIETIKKYPSLWNIKDKNYRNRVERNSDWTKVLVEIGLTHNHKECTRKRWDSIKTNYTRSKNIPSGSGAQKKYRHAILLAFLDDTQTPRATKTVMNEGRVNKVVEGKKVSY
- the LOC129943039 gene encoding uncharacterized protein LOC129943039 isoform X2, which produces MISRTTKFYIIIMRMKKNLPHQLLHLFPNQLPIPGKFHKSRRKTRDHFPKKKQNWEQPDQTPNPLVTCSAKADKMVWNFELLIETIKKYPSLWNIKDKNYRNRVERNSDWTKVLVEIDSSNQVQQKLQSEAISLLKEINKPREEKTYATLTCELVRQDMESLPDSEQRALRKELFELVDRFVARNRDRGADIILCLKKAFCENHTHLWI
- the LOC129943039 gene encoding uncharacterized protein LOC129943039 isoform X1; translated protein: MISRTTKFYIIIMRMKKNLPHQLLHLFPNQLPIPGKFHKSRRKTRDHFPKKKQKNWEQPDQTPNPLVTCSAKADKMVWNFELLIETIKKYPSLWNIKDKNYRNRVERNSDWTKVLVEIDSSNQVQQKLQSEAISLLKEINKPREEKTYATLTCELVRQDMESLPDSEQRALRKELFELVDRFVARNRDRGADIILCLKKAFCENHTHLWI
- the LOC129943039 gene encoding uncharacterized protein LOC129943039 isoform X7, yielding MDDDFTDYEVLHNYYEDEEEFASPTPSPFPEPVANSWEVSQVQEKDQRSFPEEKTDSSNQVQQKLQSEAISLLKEINKPREEKTYATLTCELVRQDMESLPDSEQRALRKELFELVDRFVARNRDRGADIILCLKKAFCENHTHLWI
- the LOC129943039 gene encoding uncharacterized protein LOC129943039 isoform X3 encodes the protein MISRTTKFYIIIMRMKKNLPHQLLHLFPNQLPIPGKFHKSRRKTRDHFPKKKQKNWEQPDQTPNPLVTCSAKADKMVWNFELLIETIKKYPSLWNIKDKNYRNRVERNSDWTKVLVEIGLTHNHKECTRKRWDSIKTNYTRSKNIPSGSGAQKKYRHAILLAFLDDTQTPRATKTVMNEGRVNKVVEGKKVSY